In one Candidatus Nomurabacteria bacterium genomic region, the following are encoded:
- the amrB gene encoding AmmeMemoRadiSam system protein B → MSKTRKIIIACITAALVVAVIVMLQFLPQAPKKSASQKQGVIPYQFAFDEAIEKPFVVQTKPFVAEDRVRQAFATNAPLMECYSFRAGIVNHHALAADLIAQSARLLKKCRPDIETIVIISPDHFYRGAHSITTANPSYETSSVTIKTNEILLNQLRQEVPVMGFEQAVFLKEHGIAALIPFYAHEFPDVEILPVTVKGRISEEDADLFIKWLEKVLQDSKTMVLISADMSHYLDKEQALINDQITLKALDENNATFLPQLLMIILIAVFRYHCYSVL, encoded by the coding sequence ATGAGCAAAACACGAAAAATCATTATCGCATGTATAACCGCGGCCTTGGTGGTCGCGGTTATTGTGATGCTCCAATTCTTGCCTCAAGCGCCAAAAAAGAGTGCTTCGCAGAAACAAGGCGTTATTCCTTATCAATTTGCTTTTGATGAAGCGATAGAAAAACCTTTTGTTGTACAGACAAAACCATTTGTTGCAGAAGATCGTGTTCGACAAGCGTTTGCTACGAATGCCCCATTGATGGAGTGTTATTCATTTCGTGCGGGGATCGTAAATCATCACGCGTTGGCCGCGGACTTAATCGCGCAAAGTGCACGACTATTAAAAAAATGTCGTCCAGACATTGAGACGATCGTGATTATTTCGCCTGATCATTTTTATCGTGGAGCGCATTCGATAACAACGGCAAATCCAAGTTATGAAACCAGCAGCGTTACGATAAAAACAAATGAAATATTGTTAAATCAATTACGCCAAGAAGTTCCTGTTATGGGTTTTGAACAAGCGGTTTTTTTAAAGGAGCATGGCATTGCGGCCCTTATTCCATTTTACGCGCATGAGTTTCCTGACGTGGAAATCCTGCCAGTAACAGTAAAAGGACGTATATCCGAGGAAGACGCAGATCTTTTTATTAAGTGGCTAGAAAAGGTGCTTCAAGATTCTAAAACAATGGTATTGATCTCGGCTGACATGTCGCATTACCTTGATAAAGAGCAGGCACTCATTAATGATCAAATAACACTTAAGGCATTAGACGAAAATAATGCTACATTTTTGCCACAGCTTCTGATGATTATATTGATAGCGGTGTTCAGGTATCATTGCTACTCCGTGCTTTAA
- a CDS encoding divalent metal cation transporter, which translates to MQKFKAWLRRLGPGLVTGASDDDPAGIATYAQAGASFGFHLLWTQMLLLPFMVGVQELSARIALVTKKGIASNIRSLSPFMAFSSAVLLLFANIFNIAADLNILALTLNLALPISVPVMMAVLTCIVIILEIFLDYATYAKMLRWLSISLLSYVLVVFFLRIPWLEVGQSLIRPEFHFHYPYLYLLVACIGTTISPYLYFWQASEVIEEEEKGSLKKKITMMRGDTIVGMVFSNVIALSIMLVGALLATQLGGSVDSVSELALLLEPLAGKGALTLFIVGIVSSGLLAIPVLAGSAGYALGESLGWNVGMKKKWFQAKGFNAILAAATLFGFIINAAGFDPIDMLVGSAVLNAVVAIPSLVAIMILGNNKDLMGKLKSGWYSNIAVGFALLLLTVSVCFMAWTTIPAEAFARFF; encoded by the coding sequence ATGCAGAAGTTTAAGGCATGGCTTCGCCGCCTTGGTCCTGGACTTGTAACGGGAGCTTCTGACGATGACCCAGCCGGAATCGCAACCTACGCGCAAGCAGGCGCTTCGTTTGGTTTTCATCTTCTTTGGACGCAAATGCTGCTATTACCATTTATGGTTGGTGTTCAAGAGCTTTCAGCTCGCATCGCACTGGTAACGAAAAAAGGCATTGCATCAAATATTCGTAGCCTATCGCCATTCATGGCATTTTCATCTGCAGTATTATTGCTATTTGCAAATATTTTTAATATTGCTGCAGATCTTAATATTCTTGCACTGACGCTTAACCTTGCTCTACCAATAAGCGTACCAGTAATGATGGCTGTGTTGACGTGTATTGTAATTATTCTTGAAATATTTTTAGACTATGCAACATATGCAAAAATGTTGCGCTGGCTCTCTATAAGTCTTCTCTCATATGTTCTTGTTGTCTTTTTCTTACGTATTCCTTGGTTAGAAGTAGGTCAATCGCTTATACGTCCAGAATTTCATTTTCATTATCCGTATCTTTATTTGCTTGTTGCCTGTATTGGTACAACCATTTCTCCATACCTGTATTTTTGGCAAGCAAGCGAAGTGATAGAAGAAGAAGAAAAGGGGAGTCTAAAGAAAAAAATAACAATGATGCGAGGCGATACAATCGTAGGAATGGTTTTTTCAAATGTTATTGCATTATCCATTATGCTCGTTGGGGCATTGCTTGCTACGCAACTTGGAGGATCAGTGGATTCGGTATCAGAATTAGCACTTTTGCTCGAACCACTAGCAGGTAAGGGAGCGCTAACACTTTTTATCGTTGGTATTGTAAGTTCTGGTTTATTAGCGATTCCTGTGTTAGCGGGTTCTGCTGGATATGCCTTAGGTGAATCACTGGGCTGGAATGTTGGAATGAAGAAAAAATGGTTTCAAGCAAAGGGCTTTAATGCGATTCTCGCCGCCGCTACCTTATTTGGCTTTATCATTAATGCCGCAGGTTTTGATCCAATTGATATGCTTGTAGGCTCTGCAGTATTAAACGCTGTCGTTGCCATACCTTCATTGGTTGCAATCATGATATTGGGCAATAATAAGGACTTAATGGGTAAATTAAAAAGTGGTTGGTATTCGAATATTGCCGTTGGATTTGCGTTACTTTTACTTACGGTTTCTGTTTGTTTTATGGCATGGACCACGATACCGGCCGAGGCGTTTGCGAGGTTTTTTTGA
- a CDS encoding DUF4012 domain-containing protein produces MPRSRSKKTEVPMWKMMNLRKQLESQLESVIVIDESIANDQVNTDDRKKEDRVNGTNRRFESIAVQDPFISRDQELLESLFVDDRPSVVEIKRISHKPSEHVLTLKKIAQRIETPTQDDAWKHAPSWQAPTKAAADMGVLEGLTALQVPLIRETWLIDQYTPHDAEDAFEAQNSFSSRLRLPLVRMTSLTPVSIPMPLSAESVDQEVVVHDSWFARLTERLQGFLANIKSKSASTAADIHFAEADILTEAEEAWHIPIVVPRISYLRVVSSFMVFALLLSLPAGAVSLARSAKSSWTTIETQGRSTLAKTELALATSPEKASEQWQQAAQGFADSDKALNEVNVLAVALSKVLPQTRNAYASARALLDAGEQASQAAALFSQGAEAALARDARHPTDRLKVFTTYIDQVEERIAKANEAMSQVDMAVIPSTQRTQVGELKSRLQQASKALQEVRQFSQIMPNILGEDHQRRYLVIFQNSSELRPTGGFMGSMAEVVLDRGSLKQVHVMGGGPYDLQGQLKTRVKSPQPLSLVSARWEFQDANWYPDFSASAENIRRFWSDAGQPTLDGVIVLNVGLMEGLLEDIGPIEMPEYGKVFTAESFREELQRAVEVEYDKSENKPKKIIGDLLPLVLERVLSADNTLKPKLLKRLSKALNEKDVQLYFTRESEQSVFSRYGWTGELKPVIGDALAIIGANIAGQKSDAAIHENVHHDIHITEDGSITDTVTMVREHTADKGAEFTGVNNVQFVRFYAPEGSVLLSADGFNAPTTSLFEVPLPQDGDDLFLSEIEKRQRQTTAGLVATDEFGRTSFGGWIQLKPGHTATTTISYKLPVNAFDLAKRWYPSQTEVHHAAYVLNSTSQSGSQRSLTQTITVPEGWKAIWSNTDLATETPWKQDQLNAILFETP; encoded by the coding sequence ATGCCACGCTCCCGCTCTAAAAAAACAGAAGTGCCAATGTGGAAGATGATGAATCTTCGCAAGCAACTCGAATCACAGCTCGAGAGCGTTATTGTTATTGACGAATCAATAGCGAATGATCAAGTAAATACTGACGATCGAAAAAAAGAAGATCGTGTTAATGGAACAAATCGTCGATTTGAATCTATCGCTGTCCAAGATCCGTTTATTTCTAGAGACCAAGAATTGCTCGAGTCTTTATTTGTTGATGATCGTCCCTCTGTTGTTGAGATAAAGCGCATATCCCACAAACCAAGCGAGCATGTTCTCACCTTAAAAAAAATAGCACAGCGCATTGAGACGCCTACTCAGGATGATGCATGGAAGCACGCACCTTCTTGGCAGGCTCCGACAAAGGCAGCGGCAGACATGGGGGTTTTAGAAGGGCTTACGGCGTTGCAGGTTCCTTTAATTCGCGAGACTTGGCTGATCGATCAGTACACACCGCATGATGCAGAAGATGCGTTTGAAGCTCAAAACAGCTTTTCTAGTCGTCTACGACTGCCATTGGTAAGAATGACATCACTTACGCCAGTAAGCATACCGATGCCACTTTCTGCCGAGTCTGTAGATCAAGAGGTTGTTGTCCATGATTCATGGTTCGCGCGTTTAACAGAGCGACTTCAAGGATTCTTAGCAAATATAAAAAGCAAATCGGCATCTACAGCAGCCGATATTCATTTTGCAGAGGCGGATATTTTAACGGAGGCAGAAGAGGCTTGGCATATTCCTATTGTCGTCCCTCGTATCTCGTATTTGCGGGTCGTTTCGAGTTTTATGGTTTTTGCCTTGTTATTGTCATTGCCTGCGGGCGCTGTGTCATTGGCGCGCTCCGCAAAGTCATCTTGGACAACGATTGAAACCCAAGGTCGATCAACGCTCGCAAAAACGGAGCTTGCTCTTGCCACAAGTCCAGAAAAGGCAAGTGAACAATGGCAGCAAGCTGCTCAAGGGTTTGCCGATTCTGACAAGGCGTTAAACGAGGTAAATGTATTAGCTGTCGCTTTATCAAAGGTATTACCACAAACACGTAATGCGTATGCGTCAGCACGCGCACTTCTTGATGCGGGCGAACAAGCGTCTCAAGCGGCAGCCTTATTTTCTCAAGGAGCGGAGGCAGCGCTTGCTCGCGATGCGCGTCATCCGACGGATCGATTAAAAGTATTCACAACCTACATTGATCAAGTAGAAGAACGTATCGCAAAAGCGAATGAAGCTATGTCTCAGGTTGATATGGCAGTGATTCCATCTACGCAACGTACACAGGTAGGGGAGTTAAAGTCCCGCTTACAGCAAGCGTCAAAAGCGCTTCAAGAAGTAAGACAGTTTAGTCAGATCATGCCGAATATCCTTGGAGAAGACCACCAACGTAGATATCTCGTTATTTTTCAAAACTCATCAGAGCTAAGACCAACCGGTGGGTTCATGGGCTCAATGGCAGAAGTGGTTTTAGATCGTGGTTCTTTAAAGCAAGTTCACGTGATGGGAGGTGGGCCATACGACCTACAAGGGCAACTAAAAACACGTGTAAAATCTCCTCAACCACTCTCGTTGGTTTCTGCGCGGTGGGAGTTTCAGGATGCAAACTGGTATCCTGACTTTTCTGCATCAGCAGAAAATATTCGTCGTTTTTGGAGTGATGCTGGTCAGCCAACGCTCGACGGTGTGATTGTGCTCAATGTGGGTCTTATGGAAGGATTGCTTGAGGATATCGGCCCGATAGAAATGCCAGAATACGGAAAAGTCTTTACAGCAGAAAGCTTTAGAGAAGAGCTTCAGCGTGCGGTAGAAGTTGAGTACGACAAATCAGAAAATAAACCAAAAAAGATTATTGGTGATTTATTGCCGCTCGTACTTGAGCGTGTACTATCGGCCGATAATACCCTTAAGCCAAAGCTACTAAAGAGATTGAGTAAGGCGCTTAACGAAAAAGACGTCCAGCTCTATTTTACCCGCGAATCTGAGCAATCCGTTTTCTCACGTTATGGTTGGACGGGCGAATTAAAACCCGTTATTGGTGATGCGCTAGCGATTATCGGCGCAAATATTGCAGGTCAAAAATCTGATGCAGCGATTCATGAGAACGTGCATCACGATATCCATATTACAGAAGACGGAAGTATTACCGATACAGTAACCATGGTCCGTGAGCACACTGCTGACAAAGGTGCAGAGTTTACGGGAGTGAATAATGTACAGTTTGTACGCTTTTATGCACCAGAAGGATCCGTTCTTTTATCAGCGGATGGATTTAATGCACCAACAACAAGTTTATTTGAAGTTCCATTACCTCAAGACGGTGACGATCTTTTCTTGTCAGAGATCGAAAAAAGACAACGTCAAACGACAGCCGGTTTAGTAGCAACAGATGAGTTTGGGAGAACATCTTTTGGGGGATGGATTCAATTAAAGCCAGGACACACGGCAACGACAACCATTAGCTATAAGCTACCAGTGAATGCTTTTGATTTAGCAAAGCGCTGGTATCCATCACAAACCGAAGTGCATCATGCTGCGTATGTGTTAAACTCGACGAGTCAGTCAGGTTCACAGCGTTCACTAACACAGACGATTACTGTGCCAGAAGGCTGGAAGGCAATCTGGTCAAATACGGATCTCGCAACTGAAACTCCTTGGAAGCAAGACCAACTTAATGCCATTCTTTTTGAAACACCATGA
- a CDS encoding glycosyltransferase family 4 protein: MHIAIDARMMGAGKTRGIGRYIEETVKQLATQQPDWTFTLLVRDPENTSFHASNIVFKKADFSWYGLKEQLLLPRIVKEIDADHVWFPHWNVPLFFRGKFSITIHDLLLVHQPQSAKASTRHPMVAWLKRVGFYLVLKNAIRKSQTIFVPTQAVKKDLCSFDKSVEHKILVNGEGLSSLPQPQQERIFPTPFLFYVGSAYPHKRLELLLDMWQVISINHPELTLIVGGEKDVFMNRIMKCCEDLGLPRVIFTGQLSDQQMADYYAQASAFVFPTSFEGFGLPPCEALSLGTPVISSDIEVLKEVLPQQGVFFFENGSVDGMIRAIETVLVQGEDARTQALLGGEEVRRRHSWAFTAKSMIESFQKHETKR, translated from the coding sequence ATGCATATCGCAATCGATGCTCGGATGATGGGCGCGGGTAAAACAAGAGGGATAGGCCGTTATATTGAAGAGACGGTAAAGCAACTCGCCACTCAGCAACCTGATTGGACATTTACCTTGCTCGTTCGTGATCCTGAAAACACTTCTTTTCATGCGTCGAATATTGTTTTTAAAAAAGCGGATTTCTCTTGGTACGGATTAAAAGAGCAGCTGCTATTGCCGCGTATCGTAAAGGAGATTGATGCAGATCATGTTTGGTTTCCGCATTGGAATGTTCCTTTGTTTTTTCGAGGAAAATTTTCTATAACGATTCATGATTTGTTATTGGTGCACCAGCCACAAAGCGCCAAAGCTTCTACACGTCATCCCATGGTCGCTTGGCTTAAGAGAGTGGGGTTTTATCTTGTCTTAAAAAACGCCATACGGAAATCACAAACGATTTTTGTACCAACACAAGCCGTAAAGAAAGATTTGTGTTCTTTTGATAAAAGCGTAGAGCATAAAATATTGGTAAATGGCGAGGGACTATCTTCGTTGCCACAACCTCAACAAGAAAGAATCTTTCCTACACCATTTCTCTTTTATGTCGGATCAGCTTATCCGCATAAGCGTTTAGAATTGTTGTTGGATATGTGGCAAGTTATTTCAATAAATCACCCTGAGCTCACATTGATTGTTGGCGGCGAAAAAGATGTGTTCATGAATAGAATCATGAAGTGTTGCGAGGATCTTGGATTGCCAAGGGTAATCTTTACAGGTCAATTATCGGACCAGCAAATGGCTGATTATTATGCACAGGCAAGCGCCTTTGTCTTTCCGACGTCTTTTGAGGGATTTGGATTGCCCCCTTGTGAGGCATTATCGCTAGGTACACCGGTGATTTCTAGTGATATTGAAGTCTTAAAAGAAGTGCTCCCGCAGCAAGGCGTTTTCTTCTTTGAAAATGGTTCCGTGGATGGTATGATAAGAGCGATCGAAACCGTTCTTGTTCAAGGAGAAGATGCTCGAACACAAGCTTTACTCGGAGGCGAAGAAGTCCGCCGTCGACATAGCTGGGCTTTTACCGCAAAGTCCATGATCGAATCTTTTCAAAAACACGAAACAAAACGGTGA
- a CDS encoding 50S ribosomal protein L32 — protein sequence MGLPGHRRTSSHKRRRASHFALTAPALSTDKANRTHRMHVAAPGATEYNGIKIHVKGLERKLRKLVAKTKSHDHDHAGHEHADHAHDEKAPKIGKTKPVAGAPVSKPRRTGSRSK from the coding sequence ATGGGTCTTCCTGGACATCGCCGAACATCATCTCATAAGCGCCGTCGCGCTTCACACTTTGCGTTGACTGCACCTGCACTCAGCACAGATAAAGCTAATCGTACTCATCGTATGCACGTTGCTGCCCCAGGCGCGACCGAATACAATGGTATTAAAATTCATGTAAAAGGTCTCGAACGTAAATTGCGCAAGCTTGTCGCCAAGACCAAATCACATGACCACGACCACGCTGGTCACGAGCATGCAGATCACGCTCATGACGAGAAAGCACCGAAGATTGGCAAGACAAAACCTGTTGCAGGAGCACCGGTTTCAAAGCCACGTCGCACAGGTTCTCGTAGTAAATAA
- the nusB gene encoding transcription antitermination factor NusB: protein MSSRHLARALALQSLYEWDFYGGAKDPRVMIERNLTDVAPEFDERDFAIQIVEGIVKNQAIIDASITKFAPDWPLPKITAVDRNVLRLGVYELLFNFEIPSKVAINEAIELAKTFGGESSGKFVNGVLGAVYRDQVAQGISKESDKPKEPKVEVNEDATNAKPEVKTPTKNPFEAIPESEVAQEPEEKAMTEEAAESVAASEQE from the coding sequence ATGTCCAGCCGCCACCTTGCCCGCGCCCTTGCGCTGCAGTCACTCTATGAGTGGGATTTTTATGGTGGAGCCAAAGACCCGCGCGTCATGATTGAGCGAAATCTAACCGATGTCGCTCCAGAATTTGACGAGCGGGATTTTGCTATCCAAATTGTCGAAGGCATCGTCAAAAATCAAGCTATTATCGACGCTTCGATTACGAAGTTTGCTCCTGATTGGCCATTGCCAAAGATTACCGCTGTAGATCGCAATGTGTTACGTCTCGGTGTGTATGAACTTCTGTTTAATTTTGAGATTCCAAGCAAGGTAGCTATTAATGAAGCTATCGAATTAGCAAAAACATTTGGCGGTGAGTCCAGTGGTAAATTTGTTAATGGTGTTCTTGGTGCTGTCTATCGTGATCAGGTTGCTCAAGGTATTAGCAAAGAGTCAGATAAACCAAAGGAACCCAAGGTAGAAGTCAATGAAGATGCAACAAATGCTAAACCTGAAGTCAAAACCCCAACAAAAAATCCTTTCGAAGCAATACCTGAGAGCGAAGTAGCTCAAGAGCCAGAAGAGAAAGCGATGACAGAAGAAGCTGCTGAATCTGTAGCAGCATCAGAGCAAGAATAA
- a CDS encoding nucleoside-diphosphate kinase (catalyzes the formation of nucleoside triphosphate from ATP and nucleoside diphosphate), whose amino-acid sequence MEKTLILIKPDGVQRGLVGQIITRLETTGLKLVAMKMVHPSHEDVDRHYQMTEEWMQTVYTKAKAKYDANGEVFPFADHKAYGGEIKRGLVDFLKSSPVVALVLEGEMAVSLVRKLVGATEPASSAPGTIRGDFSHDTYALANSQGRPLRNLIHASGTIEEADNEIKIWFTDTELYAYEHVNDRVQYDPKWFLPTA is encoded by the coding sequence ATGGAAAAAACTCTCATCCTCATCAAGCCAGACGGCGTTCAACGCGGTTTGGTCGGTCAAATCATCACTCGCCTCGAAACAACAGGCCTTAAGCTCGTCGCCATGAAAATGGTTCACCCTTCACACGAAGATGTTGATCGCCATTATCAAATGACCGAGGAGTGGATGCAAACCGTCTACACCAAGGCAAAAGCAAAATATGACGCAAATGGTGAAGTATTTCCATTTGCTGATCACAAAGCTTACGGTGGCGAAATCAAACGGGGTTTAGTCGATTTTCTTAAGTCATCCCCTGTGGTCGCACTCGTTCTTGAAGGCGAGATGGCCGTAAGCCTCGTGCGCAAACTTGTTGGCGCAACCGAGCCTGCCTCTTCTGCTCCAGGCACGATTCGTGGAGACTTTTCACATGATACTTACGCACTCGCAAACTCCCAAGGTCGCCCATTGCGTAACTTGATTCACGCATCCGGTACTATTGAAGAAGCCGACAACGAAATCAAAATCTGGTTCACTGATACCGAGCTTTACGCTTATGAGCACGTCAATGATCGTGTTCAATACGATCCTAAATGGTTCTTGCCAACAGCATAA
- the rnc gene encoding ribonuclease III, translated as MYPPDADYRPLEERLGHTFSDRSFLLQALTHRSYLNENTDHTFPHNERLEFLGDAVLELIVTEHLYKTYENDEGDLTNWRAALVNAKTLAGIARGLEFEDYILMSKGEARDKDGKARMYILANAIEAIIGAIYLDGGMVAAEKFIHSCILSQLKEILEFELYVDPKSKFQETSQELLGITPTYKVLEEVGPDHLKEFTIGVFLDKDLVAVGKGTSKQEAQVAAAEAGLEAKQWRTRRTREAPKEAK; from the coding sequence ATGTATCCACCAGACGCAGACTACCGCCCGCTGGAGGAACGATTGGGACACACATTCAGTGACCGCTCGTTCCTCCTGCAGGCCCTCACCCATCGTTCTTATCTGAACGAAAACACCGATCACACCTTTCCTCATAACGAACGCCTAGAATTTTTAGGTGACGCTGTGCTTGAGCTCATTGTGACTGAGCACTTGTATAAAACGTATGAAAATGACGAAGGCGATTTAACTAATTGGCGGGCCGCACTTGTTAATGCAAAGACATTAGCTGGCATTGCACGCGGACTTGAGTTTGAAGACTATATCTTGATGTCCAAAGGTGAGGCACGTGACAAAGATGGCAAGGCGCGCATGTATATTCTTGCAAATGCTATCGAAGCTATTATCGGTGCTATCTATCTTGATGGAGGTATGGTTGCCGCCGAAAAGTTCATACACTCATGCATCTTGAGTCAACTGAAAGAAATTCTTGAATTTGAGCTCTATGTGGATCCTAAAAGCAAGTTTCAAGAGACCTCGCAAGAACTCTTAGGTATTACACCAACGTATAAAGTACTAGAAGAAGTCGGGCCAGATCATCTTAAAGAGTTCACTATAGGTGTTTTCTTGGACAAAGACTTGGTTGCCGTTGGCAAAGGTACCTCTAAGCAAGAAGCTCAGGTTGCCGCCGCCGAAGCTGGACTCGAGGCTAAGCAATGGCGCACAAGACGTACACGCGAGGCGCCAAAAGAGGCTAAGTAG